Proteins encoded by one window of Amaranthus tricolor cultivar Red isolate AtriRed21 chromosome 4, ASM2621246v1, whole genome shotgun sequence:
- the LOC130811475 gene encoding NAD(P)H-quinone oxidoreductase subunit K, chloroplastic-like, which translates to MNSIEFPLLDRIAQNSVISTTSNDLSNWSRLSSLWPLLYGTSCCFIEFASLIGSRFDFDRYGLVPRSSPRQADLILTAGTVTMKMAPSLVRLSEQMPEPKYVIAMGACTITGGMFSTDSYSTVRGVDKLIPVDVYLPGCPPKPEAVIDAITKLRKKISREIYEDRIKSQQKNRSPGGLLASVYHLTRIEYGVDQPEEVCIKVFASRRNPRIPSVFWVWKSADFQERESYDMLGISYDNHPRLKRILMPESWIGWPLRKDYIVPNFYEIQDAY; encoded by the exons ATGAATTCCATTGAGTTTCCACTACTTGATCGAATAGCCCAAAATTCAGTTATTTCAACTACATCAAATGATCTTTCAAATTGGTCAAGGCTCTCGAGTTTATGGCCGCTTCTCTACGGTACCAGTTGTTGCTTCATTGAATTTGCTTCATTAATAGGCTCGCGATTCGACTTTGATCGTTATGGACTGGTACCCAGATCGAGCCCTAGACAAGCGGATCTAATTTTAACAGCAGGTACCGTAACAATGAAAATGGCACCTTCTTTAGTGAGATTATCTGAGCAAATGCCTGAACCAAAATATGTTATTGCTATGGGAGCATGTACAATTACAGGAGGGATGTTCAGTACCGATTCTTATAGTACTGTTCGAGGGGTCGATAAACTAATTCCTGTGGATGTCTATTTGCCGGGCTGCCCCCCTAAACCAGAAGCAGTTATAGATGCTATAACAAAACTTCGTAAAAAAATATCTCGGGAAATCTATGAAGATAGAATTAAGTCTCAACAGAAGAATCGAT CACCAGGCGGGCTGTTAGCTAGTGTGTATCATCTTACGAGAATAGAATACGGTGTGGATCAACCAGAAGAAGTATGCATAAAAGTATTTGCTTCAAGGAGGAATCCCAGAATTCCGTCCGTTTTCTGGGTTTGGAAAAGCGCGGATTTTCAAGAACGGGAATCTTATGATATGTTGGGAATCTCCTATGATAATCATCCACGCTTGAAACGTATTTTAATGCCTGAAAGTTGGATAGGATGGCCCCTACGTAAGGATTATATTGTCCCCAATTTTTATGAAATACAAGATGCTTATTGA
- the LOC130811476 gene encoding LOW QUALITY PROTEIN: NAD(P)H-quinone oxidoreductase subunit 5, chloroplastic-like (The sequence of the model RefSeq protein was modified relative to this genomic sequence to represent the inferred CDS: deleted 1 base in 1 codon): protein MEHIYQYAWIIPLLPLPVPLLIGAGLFFFPIATKNLRRIWAFSSISLLSIVMVFSMNLSIQQINSNFIYQYVWSWTINNDFSLEFGYLLDPLTSIMSMLITTVAILVLIYSDNYMSHDQGYLRFFAYMSFFNTSMLGLVTSSNLIQIYIFWELVGMCSYLLIGFWFTRPIAANACQKAFVTNRVGDFGLLLGILGLYWIIGSFEFRDLFEIFNNLINANQVNSLFCILCAFLLFAGAIAKSAQFPLHVWLPDAMEGPTPISALIHAATMVAAGIFLVAQLLPLFIVIPYIMYGISFIGIITVLLGATLALAQKDFKRSLAYSTMSQLGYMMLALGMGSYRAGLFHLITHAYSKALLFLGSGSIIHSMETIVGYSPDKSQNMILMGGLTKHVPITKNAFLIGTLSLCGIPPLACFWSKDEILNDSWIYSPIFAIIAYFTAGLTAFYMFRIYLLTFEGHLNLFFKNYSGKKSSSFYSISLWGKKELKSINPKFPLLTLLTLNNKEKTHFFSKKPYQIDRNFRKMMRPFLTITDFANKNISLYPHESDNTMLFPLIVLILFTFFIGFIGIPFNKEEMDLDILTKWLNPSINLLHSNSNDSVDWYDFVINATFSVSIAYLGIFIAFLLYKPIYSSLKSFDLINSFDKKGQKRVFGDKILNIIYNWSANRDYIDAFYEIFLIKGVRALAELISAFDRRIIDGIPNGFGVTSFFVGEGIKYVGGGRISSYLFWYLFYVSIFLLIYYFVF, encoded by the exons ATGGAACATATATACCAATATGCATGGATCATACCCTTACTTCCACTTCCAGTTCCTTTGTTAATAGGAGCTGGACTTTTCTTTTTTCCGATAGCAACAAAAAATCTTCGACGGATATGGGCTTTTTCGAGTATTTCGTTGTTAAGTATAGTTATGGTTTTTTCGATGAATCTGTCTATTCAGCAAATaaatagtaattttatttaCCAATATGTCTGGTCTTGGACcattaataatgatttttcttTAGAATTTGGCTACTTGCTCGATCCACTTACTTCTATTATGTCAATGTTAATTACTACTGTTGCAATTCTGGTTCTTATTTATAGTGATAATTATATGTCTCATGATCAGGGATatttgcgattttttgcgtatATGAGTTTTTTCAATACGTCGATGTTGGGTTTAGTTACTAGTTCAAATTtgatacaaatttatattttttgggaaTTAGTTGGAATGTGTTCATATCTATTAATAGGTTTTTGGTTCACAAGGCCTATTGCCGCAAATGCTTGTCAAAAAGCGTTTGTGACTAATCGTGTAGGAGATTTTGGTTTATTATTAGGAATTTTAGGTCTTTATTGGATAATAGGTAGTTTCGAATTTCGGGATTTGTTTGAAATATTCAATAACTTAATTAATGCTAATCAGGTCAATtccttattttgtattttatgtgCTTTCTTATTATTTGCTGGTGCAATTGCTAAATCTGCCCAATTTCCCCTTCATGTATGGTTACCCGATGCTATGGAGGGACCTACCCCTATTTCAGCTCTTATACATGCTGCTACCATGGTAGCAGCGGGAATTTTTCTAGTCGCTCAACTGCTTCCTCTTTTCATAGTTATACCTTACATAATGTATGGAATATCTTTTATAGGTATAATAACAGTACTTTTAGGCGCGACTTTAGCTCTTGCTCAAAAAGACTTTAAGCGAAGTTTAGCTTATTCTACAATGTCTCAATTGGGTTATATGATGTTAGCTCTAGGTATGGGTTCTTATCGAGCGGgtttatttcatttgattactCATGCTTATTCAAAAGCATTATTGTTTTTAGGGTCCGGATCTATTATTCATTCAATGGAAACTATTGTTGGATATTCTCCGGATAAAAGTCAGAATATGATTCTTATG GGGGGGTTAACAAAACATGTGCCAATTACAAAAAATGCTTTTTTAATAGGTACACTTTCTCTTTGTGGTATTCCACCGCTTGCTTGTTTTTGGTCCAAAGATGAAATTCTTAATGATAGTTGGATCTATTCGCCAATTTTTGCAATAATAGCTTATTTCACAGCTGGATTAACCGCCTTTTATATGTTTCGAATCTATTTACTTACGTTTGAAGGCCatttaaaccttttttttaaaaattacagtGGAAAAAAAAGTAGTTCGTTTTATTCAATATCTTTATGGggtaaaaaagaattaaaaagcaTTAATCCAAAATTTCCTTTATTAACCTTATTAACACtgaataataaagaaaagacTCATTTCTTTTCGAAAAAACCATATCAAATTGATAGAAATTTCCGAAAAATGATGCGACCTTTTCTTACTATTACTGATTTTGCCAATAAGAATATTTCTTTATATCCTCATGAATCGGACAATACTATGTTATTTCCTCTGATTGTATTGATtctgtttactttttttattggaTTCATAGGAATTCCATTTAATAAAGAAGAAATGGATTTGGATATATTAACTAAATGGTTAAATCCATCTATAAATCTTTTACATTCAAATTCGAATGATTCCGTAGATTGGTATGATTTTGTGATAAATGCAACTTTTTCGGTGAGTATAGCCTATTTAGGAATATTTATAGCCTTCCTTTTGTATAAACCCATTTATTCATCGTTAAAAAGTTTTGACTTAATCAATTCATTTGATAAAAAAGGTCAAAAGAGAGTTTTTGgggacaaaatattaaatataatatataattggtCTGCTAACCGCGATTATATAGATGCTTTTTATGAAATATTCTTAATTAAGGGTGTAAGAGCTTTAGCTGAACTAATTTCTGCTTTTGATAGACGAATAATTGATGGGATTCCGAATGGTTTTGGTGTTACCAGTTTTTTTGTAGGGGAGGGTATTAAGTATGTAGGAGGGGGTCGAATCTCCTCGTAtcttttttggtatttattctatgtatccatttttttattaatttactattttgttTTCTAA
- the LOC130810772 gene encoding cytochrome c biogenesis protein CcsA-like, which produces MAVPKKRTSIYKKRIRKNLWKKKGHWAALKAFSLAKSIATGNSKRLLITRWVYWKHLPLSDLYESLIFLSWSFYLSHLIPYFLKKDKNSLSAITAPSAILTQGFATSGFLTEMHQSAILVPALQSQWLMMHEQYGPMRRGDRIGIGTPKKLGHLSLGPFSYNLDMLFWGQSIRNRAT; this is translated from the exons ATGGCAGTTCCAAAAAAACGTACTTCGATTTACAAAAAGCGTATTCGAAAAAATCTTTGGAAAAAAAAGGGGCATTGGGCAGCGTTAAAAGCCTTTTCTTTAGCAAAATCTATTGCTACTGGGAATTCCAAAA GATTATTAATTACTCGTTGGGTTTATTGGAAACATTTACCATTAAGTGATCTATATGAATCATTAATCTTCCTTTCCTGGAGTTTCTACCTTAGTCATTTGAttccatattttttaaaaaaagataaaaattcgTTAAGTGCAATAACTGCGCCAAGTGCTATTTTGACTCAAGGATTTGCTACGTCGGGCTTTTTAACAGAAATGCATCAATCCGCAATATTAGTACCCGCTCTCCAATCTCAATGGTTAATGATGCAT GAGCAGTATGGGCCAATGAGGCGTGGGGATCGTATTGGAATTGGGACCCCAAAGAAACTTGGGCATTTATCACTTGGACC GTTTTCTTATAATTTGGATATGCTATTTTGGGGTCAATCTATTAGGAATAGGGCTACATAG
- the LOC130811478 gene encoding NAD(P)H-quinone oxidoreductase subunit 6, chloroplastic, with protein MDLPGPIHDFLLVFLGSGLILGGLGVVLFTNTIFSAFSLGLVLVCISLFYILANSHFVASAQLLIYVGAINILIIFSVMFMNGPEYDTDFRLWTVGDGITLLVCASLFVSLTITILNTSWYGIIWTTKSNQILEQDLISASQQIGIHLSTDFFLPFELISIILLVALIGAIGVARQ; from the coding sequence ATGGATTTACCTGGACCAATACATgattttcttttagtttttctGGGGTCGGGCCTTATATTAGGTGGTCTAGGAGTAGTATTATTTACCAATACAATTTTTTCTGCTTTTTCGTTAGGATTGGTTCTTGTTTGTATATCTTTATTCTATATTCTAGCAAATTCCCATTTTGTAGCTTCTGCACAACTCCTTATTTATGTGGGagctataaatatattaataatattttctgtAATGTTCATGAATGGTCCGGAATATGACACAGATTTCCGTCTGTGGACTGTGGGGGACGGGATTACCTTATTGGTTTGTGCAAGTCTTTTTGTTTCATTAACTATTACTATTCTAAATACGTCCTGGTATGGGATTATTTGGACTACAAAATCAAATCAGATTCTAGAACAAGATCTGATAAGCGCTAGTCAACAAATAGGAATTCATTTATCAACCGATTTTTTTCTTCCATTTGAACTCATTTCAATAATTCTTTTAGTTGCTTTAATAGGTGCAATTGGCGTGGCTCGTCAATAA